Sequence from the Enhydrobacter sp. genome:
CGGCCGCCCCGATCGCGACCTTGACCCAGACCCTGTTCGTCTTGGGCCTGATCAGCGCGGGAAGGGAAGGAGGTCGATCGGACGGCCGGATGATCATGTCCGGCACCGCCGCGCTCTTGGGCGCCTCGGGGCGCACGGTCACAACCTCGATCCAGCGATGTCCGCATCGTGCGCACTGAACGGTCCGTCCCGACGGGCCGATCGCCAGGGGATCGACAGCGTATCGGGCGCGACAGCTGGGACAGGTGACTTGCATGAGGGGCGGAGGGTTTCGCCACTAGATGTGCTTGCCGTCCGACATTATGCCTCTAAAACTGGGGTTACAAGCATGACTGGCCCGACCCTCTGGCTGCGTTCGCTGCTGTTCAATGTCGGTTGGTACGCGGGCACGGCGACGATCGCCGTGCTCGGCGCCCCCATCCTGCTGCTGCCGCGCGCCGCCGTTCGGGCCTGGGCGCGATTCTGGATTCGCTTCTGTCTGTGGTGGCTCGAGGTCACGGTCGGCCTGACCCATCGCGTGAGTGGCCTCGAGCATCTGCCCGGCGGACCGGTGATCATCGCCGCCAAGCATCAGTCGTCCTGGGAGACACTTTCCTTCACCCTGCTCTTTCCCGGCAGCGCCATCGTGCTCAAGCGCGAACTGCTGTTCATCCCCATCGTCGGCTGGGCGATGGCGCGTGCCGGCAACATCGCCGTGGCGCGCGGCGAAGGAGCGGCAGCGTTGCGCAGCCTGCTGCGCCAGGCCCGCCGGACGATCGCCGAGGGCCGCTCGATCGTGATCTTCCCGGAGGGCACCCGTGTCGCCGTGGGTGCCGAGCGGCCGTACCAGGTCGGCGTCGCGGCGCTCTACCGGCAACTCGGCGTGGCGGTCGTGCCGGTGGCGCTGAACTCAGGCGTGTTCTGGGGACGCCGGCGGTTCGTGAAGCGGCCGGGCCTCATCGAAGTGGAAATCCTGCCGCCCATAGCGCCCGGATTGGCGCGCGAGACGTTCATGGCCGCGCTGCGCGAGCGCATCGAGACAGGCACGGCGCGCCTGGTCGCTGGGGAACGAAGCTAGAACAATCCTGTTGATAGTGCTAGGGTGAGATCATGGATTGGGCCCCTATTTCCCAGCGCATTTGGGACATGAAGTATCGCTTCCGCGATCCCTCGGGGGACGCGGATGCCGACATCGACGCGACCTGGTGGCGGGTGGCACGGGCTTTGGCGGCGCCCGAGCGCGAGCCGGCTGTCTGGGCGGCGCGGTTCCATGAGGCCCTGTCGGATTTCAAGTTCCTGCCGGCCGGACGGGTGATCGCCGGCGCCGGCACCGGCCGCACGGTCACGCTCTTCAATTGCTTCGTCATGGGCACGATCCCCGACGACATGTCGGGCATCTTCGAGAACGTGCGCGAGGCGGCGCTGACCATGCAGCAGGGCGGCGGCATCGGGCACGATTTCTCGACCTTGCGGCCTGCCGGCGCGCCGGTGCGCGGCGTCGGCGCCGATGCCTCGGGGCCGCTCTCCTTCATGGATGTGTGGGACTCGATGTGTCGCACCATCATGAGCGCGGGGTCCCGCCGCGGCGCCATGATGGCGACCTTGCGCTGCGATCATCCCGACATCGAGGCCTTCGTCGATGCCAAGCGCGACGCCAAGCGGTTGCGCATGTTCAACGTCTCGGTGCTGGTCACCGACGCCTTCATGAGGGCGGTCGCGGAAGATGCCGACTGGGACCTCGTGTTCGGCGGCAAGGTCTACAAGACCATCAAGGCGCGGGCGCTGTGGGATCGCATCATGCGGGCGACCTACGAATATGCCGAGCCGGGCGTGATCTTCATCGACCGCGTGAACAAGCGGAACAACCTGCATTATTGCGAGACCATCCAGGCGACGAACCCGTGCGGTGAGCAGCCGTTGCCGCCCTACGGCGCCTGCCTGCTGGGCTCGATCAATCTCGGCGCGTTGGTCAACGATCCGTTCGGCCCCAATGCACGCCTCGACATGGAGGCACTGGAGCGGCTGGTGCCGCTCGCCGTGCGCATGCTCGACAACGTGATCGACGTGTCGCGCTTCCCGCTGCCGCAGCAGGAGCGCGAAGCCAAGGCCAAGCGCCGCATCGGGCTCGGCGTCACGGGCCTCGCCGACGCCCTGATCTTCTGTGGCGTGAGGTATGGCTCGCCGCAGGCCGTCGAGCTGGCGCGCGAATGGCTGGCCGCGGTCCAGCGCTTCTCCTATCTCGCCTCGGCCGACATCGCTGCCGAAAAGGGCAGCTTCCCGCTCTACGATCGTGCGCGCTATCTCGCCGGCGACACGGTGAAGGGCCTGCCGGTCGACGTGCGCGAAGCGATCGGGCGCTATGGCATCCGCAACGCGCTGCTCAATTCGATCGCGCCGACCGGGACGATCTCGCTGCTCGCCGACAACGTCTCCTCGGGCATCGAGCCGGTGTTCGCCTTCAGCCATGTCCGCCACGTGCTGCAGCCCGACGGCACGCGCCGCGAGGAGGCGGTCGAGGATCATGCCTTCCGCCTGTGGCGCAAGCTCAAGGGCAATGTCGAGCCGCCGACCGACGTCTTCGTCGATGCCCAGACGCTGGCGCCCGCCGATCACCTCGCCATGCAGGCGGCGGCGCAGGAATTCGTCGACAGCTCGATCTCCAAGACCATCAACCTGCCGAAGGACATCTCGTTCGAGGACTTCAAGCACGTCTACGAGGAGGCCTACGCTACCGGCTGCAAGGGCTGCACGACCTACCGTCCGAACGAGGTGACGGGCGCGGTGCTGGAGGTCAGGTCCAGCCTTCCTGCCGTCGTCGAGCCGATGCGCAAGGATACGGTCGTCTACATCGCCCAGCCGCTCGACCGACCGGAGGATCTGCCCGGCAAGACATACAAGATCAAATGGCCGGGCAGCGACCACGCCATCTACATCACTGTCAACGACGTCATCCAGGACGGCCGCCGCCGGCCGTTCGAGATCTTCATCAACTCCAAGAACATGGAGCACTACGCCTGGACGGTGGCGCTGACGCGCATGATCTCGGCGGTATTCCGCCGCGGCGGCGACGTCTCGTTCGTCGTCGAGGAGCTGAAGGCGGTGTTCGACCCGCGCGGCGGCCAGTGGATGGAGGGCCGCTACGTGCCGTCGCTGCTGGCGGCGATCGGCGGGGTGATCGAGCGCCACCTGATCGAAATCGGCTTCCTCGCGCCGACCGAGACGCCCCGGCCGTCGGACCTGGGCGAGCAGCGCCTGCGCCTCGCGGCGGGACACCGCGAACCGGTCGCGCCCGGCAACGGGGCGCCGGCGTCGTCGCTCGGCCAGTGCCCCAATTGCGGCGCCGCCACGCTCACCCACCAGGAAGGCTGCGATATCTGCCTCAACTGCGGCTACTCTCGCTGCGGCTGACCGGCTGGGCGCGCCAATTCGGCCCTTGATTTAGGGCGGGCGGGGCCGCACATCGGGCCGGGGCAGGAGGTTGGAGCTTATGGGTCGGCGGCTGGTTCTTGCGGTGGGTTTGGCGGTGGCCACGACTATGGCGGCGGCCGGCCTGCCGGCGGCGCTCGCCCAGCCCCTGCCGAACGATCGGACCGACCTCGCCTATAGTTTCGCCCCGCTGGTGAAGCGGGTGTCTCCGGCCGTGGTCAACATCTACACGGCGACCACGGCGCGCGTGCAGCGCCGCCTGCCGTTCCCTTTCCCCGACATGTCGCCGGACGGGAGGCGCCTGCACAACTCCCTCGGCTCCGGCGTTTTGGTGAAGGCCGACGGTCTGATCGTGACCAACGCCCACGTCGTCAAGGGTGCCGACGAGATCAGGGTCGTGCTCGCCGACCGGCGCGAGTTCGACGCCAAGCTGGTGATCCAGGACGAACGCTACGACCTCGCGCTGCTGCGCATCGACACCAACGGGGAGAATTTCCCGTTTCTCGAGTTGCGCGATTCGGACTCGATCGAGGTGGGCGACATCGTGCTGGCGATCGGCAATCCGTTCGGACTCAACCAGACCGTGACGAGCGGCATCGTCTCCGCCCTCGCGCGCTCGGCCGGCGGCGTCAACGATTCGAGCTTCTTCATCCAATCCGACGCCGCCATCAACCCGGGCAACTCCGGCGGCGCCCTGGTGAGCCTCGACGGCCGGCTGATCGGCATCAATACCGCGATCTTTTCCCAGACCGGCGGCTCGGTCGGCATCGGCTTCGCCACGCCGTCGAACATCGTCGCGCGCATGGTGAGCACGGGCGAGGCCGGCGGCCGCATCGTGCGGCCGTGGCTCGGCATTTCCATGCAGCGCATCACCGCCGACCTTGCCGCGGGCCTCGGCCTGCCGCGGCCGGTCGGTCTCGTCGTCAAGGAGGTCTTCGCCAAGGGCCCCGGCGAACGCGCCGGATTGAAGCGCAACGACGTGATCGTGGCGCTGCGCGGCCAGCCGATCGAGGACGAGGCGAGCCTGCGCTTCCGGCTGGCGACGCTCACTGTCGGCGGCACGGTTCCCCTGCGCATCATCCGCGGCGGCAAGGAATTGACCCTGCAGATCCCCTTGATGGCGCCGCCCGAGGATCCGCCGCGAGAGCGTACGACGCTCGGTGGACGCCAGCCCCTGTCGGGCGCCACCGTCGTCAATCTCTCGCCGGCCGTCGCCGAGGAGATGGGCCTCACGGAATGGCGCCCCGGCGTCGCCGTGGTCGAGGTCCAGCCCGGTTCCTATGCCGCGCGTTTCCTGCGTCCCGTCGACATGGTGATGGCGATCAACCAGCGCGAGGTCCGCAGCGTTACTGATCTCAGGGCGAGGATCGCGGAGGGCGTGTCCAGCATCAGTGTCGGCCGCGAGGGCCTGGTTTCGACCATCCAGTTCCGCTGAGCCGTGGCCGAGCTTTTCGCCTCGCTCGCCCCCACGCCGCTGGCCGAGCGGCTGCGGCCCAAGGTGCTGGGTGACATCCTGGGCCAAGACCATCTGCTCGGCCCGGAAGGGCCGTTGGGCCGGATGCTGGCGGCGAAGAAACTCTCCTCGTTGATCCTGTGGGGACCGCCGGGCTGCGGAAAGACCACGATCGCCCGCCTGCTCGCCGAGGCCACCGATCTCCATTTCGAGCCGCTGTCGGCGGTATTCTCCGGTGTCGCCGACCTGCGCCGCATCTTCGAGGGCGCCCGCGAGCGCCGCCGTGACGGCAAGGGCACGCTGCTCTTCGTCGACGAGATCCACCGCTTCAACCGCGCCCAGCAGGACGGCTTCCTGCCCTATGTCGAGGACGGCACCGTCACGCTGGTCGGTGCCACGACGGAGAACCCGTCGTTCGAGCTGAACGCCGCACTACTGTCGCGCTGCCAGGTGCTGGTGCTGCGCCGGCTCGACGACGTGGCGCTCGCGACGCTGCTCGAGCGGGCCGAGGCGGCGCTGGCCAGGACACTTCCCGTCGACAGCCGGGGGCGGCAGGCGCTGTTCGCCATGGCTGACGGCGACGGCCGGTATCTCATCACGCTCGCCGAGCAACTCTCCCAGATCGGAGAGAAGGGGCCGGTGCCGCCGGAACGGCTGGCGACGCTGCTGCAGAAGCGCGCGCCGCTCTACGACAAGACGCAGGAGGCGCACTACAACCTGATCAGCGCCCTGCACAAGTCGCTGCGCGGGTCGGACGTCGACGCGGCGCTTTACTGGTTCGCGCGCATGCTCGACGGCGGGGAAGATCCCAAGTACATCGCGCGGCGCCTTGTGCGCTTCGCCGTCGAGGATGTCGGCATGGCCGACCCGAGTGCGCTCACGCAGACGCTGGCGGCGTGGGATACCTACGATCGCCTCGGCTCGCCCGAGGGCGAGCTCGCCATCGCGCAGGCGGTGATCTATCTCGGCACTGCGCCCAAGTCGAACGCGGGCTACGCGGCGTTCGGTGCCGCCAAGCGATCGGCCAAGCAACACGGGTCGCTGACGCCACCCATGCACATCCTCAATGCGCCGACCCGGCTGATGAAGGACATCGGCTACGGCAAGGGATATGCCTACGACCACGACACGGAGGAGGGATTCTCCGGCCAGAACTACTTTCCCGACGGCATGGCGCGCGAGGCGTACTACCGGCCCGTCGAGCGCGGCTTCGAGCGCGAGATCCTGAAGCGCCTCGACTACTGGAAGAAGCTGCGCGACAGGAAGAGCTGAAAGTCAGCGGCGCGGCTTTGCCATCCCGCTGACGGCGCGTCCTCCTCGGCATCTATCGAGGTGGAACTGCAACGGTCGCGCGCCGCGCAAATCCGTGCGACCTCAAGAAGGAAAGCAAGTCCTCGGTCGCGCGCCGCTTGAGCTCGGGCGTGCCGCCACCCGCCCGCGCGCCCCTCGTGATGCAGTGAAGACGCGCCCAGGCCTGATACTCCGGCTCGCTCATGGCGCGACCGGCGGCCACCACGAAGTGACGGCCGTCATCCTCGATGAAGTTGCGGCAACACGACCAGTTCTCGGCATCCCTGATGTCGAATAGCGGCCCGATCGACTCCCAGCCGTGATGGGCGCCGGAATAGACCTTCACCTTGATCCGGTCGTTGCCGGTCGTGCGCATGCGCCCGGCATACTCGATGGCGAGAGGAGCCGGCGTGTAGTCGTCGCGACCCGCCAGCATGTAGAAAATCGGTCGGCCGTGGGTGGTC
This genomic interval carries:
- a CDS encoding zinc-ribbon domain-containing protein, which encodes MQVTCPSCRARYAVDPLAIGPSGRTVQCARCGHRWIEVVTVRPEAPKSAAVPDMIIRPSDRPPSLPALIRPKTNRVWVKVAIGAAVAFVLLIAGLVVFGDDLAAQLPGSLRSLLQLAAI
- a CDS encoding 1-acyl-sn-glycerol-3-phosphate acyltransferase; this translates as MTGPTLWLRSLLFNVGWYAGTATIAVLGAPILLLPRAAVRAWARFWIRFCLWWLEVTVGLTHRVSGLEHLPGGPVIIAAKHQSSWETLSFTLLFPGSAIVLKRELLFIPIVGWAMARAGNIAVARGEGAAALRSLLRQARRTIAEGRSIVIFPEGTRVAVGAERPYQVGVAALYRQLGVAVVPVALNSGVFWGRRRFVKRPGLIEVEILPPIAPGLARETFMAALRERIETGTARLVAGERS
- a CDS encoding adenosylcobalamin-dependent ribonucleoside-diphosphate reductase, translating into MDWAPISQRIWDMKYRFRDPSGDADADIDATWWRVARALAAPEREPAVWAARFHEALSDFKFLPAGRVIAGAGTGRTVTLFNCFVMGTIPDDMSGIFENVREAALTMQQGGGIGHDFSTLRPAGAPVRGVGADASGPLSFMDVWDSMCRTIMSAGSRRGAMMATLRCDHPDIEAFVDAKRDAKRLRMFNVSVLVTDAFMRAVAEDADWDLVFGGKVYKTIKARALWDRIMRATYEYAEPGVIFIDRVNKRNNLHYCETIQATNPCGEQPLPPYGACLLGSINLGALVNDPFGPNARLDMEALERLVPLAVRMLDNVIDVSRFPLPQQEREAKAKRRIGLGVTGLADALIFCGVRYGSPQAVELAREWLAAVQRFSYLASADIAAEKGSFPLYDRARYLAGDTVKGLPVDVREAIGRYGIRNALLNSIAPTGTISLLADNVSSGIEPVFAFSHVRHVLQPDGTRREEAVEDHAFRLWRKLKGNVEPPTDVFVDAQTLAPADHLAMQAAAQEFVDSSISKTINLPKDISFEDFKHVYEEAYATGCKGCTTYRPNEVTGAVLEVRSSLPAVVEPMRKDTVVYIAQPLDRPEDLPGKTYKIKWPGSDHAIYITVNDVIQDGRRRPFEIFINSKNMEHYAWTVALTRMISAVFRRGGDVSFVVEELKAVFDPRGGQWMEGRYVPSLLAAIGGVIERHLIEIGFLAPTETPRPSDLGEQRLRLAAGHREPVAPGNGAPASSLGQCPNCGAATLTHQEGCDICLNCGYSRCG
- a CDS encoding Do family serine endopeptidase codes for the protein MAAAGLPAALAQPLPNDRTDLAYSFAPLVKRVSPAVVNIYTATTARVQRRLPFPFPDMSPDGRRLHNSLGSGVLVKADGLIVTNAHVVKGADEIRVVLADRREFDAKLVIQDERYDLALLRIDTNGENFPFLELRDSDSIEVGDIVLAIGNPFGLNQTVTSGIVSALARSAGGVNDSSFFIQSDAAINPGNSGGALVSLDGRLIGINTAIFSQTGGSVGIGFATPSNIVARMVSTGEAGGRIVRPWLGISMQRITADLAAGLGLPRPVGLVVKEVFAKGPGERAGLKRNDVIVALRGQPIEDEASLRFRLATLTVGGTVPLRIIRGGKELTLQIPLMAPPEDPPRERTTLGGRQPLSGATVVNLSPAVAEEMGLTEWRPGVAVVEVQPGSYAARFLRPVDMVMAINQREVRSVTDLRARIAEGVSSISVGREGLVSTIQFR
- a CDS encoding replication-associated recombination protein A encodes the protein MAELFASLAPTPLAERLRPKVLGDILGQDHLLGPEGPLGRMLAAKKLSSLILWGPPGCGKTTIARLLAEATDLHFEPLSAVFSGVADLRRIFEGARERRRDGKGTLLFVDEIHRFNRAQQDGFLPYVEDGTVTLVGATTENPSFELNAALLSRCQVLVLRRLDDVALATLLERAEAALARTLPVDSRGRQALFAMADGDGRYLITLAEQLSQIGEKGPVPPERLATLLQKRAPLYDKTQEAHYNLISALHKSLRGSDVDAALYWFARMLDGGEDPKYIARRLVRFAVEDVGMADPSALTQTLAAWDTYDRLGSPEGELAIAQAVIYLGTAPKSNAGYAAFGAAKRSAKQHGSLTPPMHILNAPTRLMKDIGYGKGYAYDHDTEEGFSGQNYFPDGMAREAYYRPVERGFEREILKRLDYWKKLRDRKS